One Rhodococcus sp. P1Y DNA window includes the following coding sequences:
- the hrcA gene encoding heat-inducible transcriptional repressor HrcA translates to MSSTDDRRFEVLRAIVADYVSTQEPVGSRALVERHNLGVSSATVRNDMAVLEAEGYIAQPHTSSGRVPTDKGYRQFVDRIADVKPLSPAERRAILEFLENGVDLDDVLRRGVRLLAQLTRQVAVVQYPTLSVSSVRHLEIVALTPARLLMVLITDSGRVDQRIVELGDVIDDEELSQLRRLLGGALEGKRLAAASAAVAELAENAPASLRNATIRSASVLIESLVEHPEERLVLGGTANLTRNAADFAGDAGFPGSLRAVLEALEEQVVVLKLLAVTQDTRTVTVRIGEETQVEEMRGTSVISTGYGSAGMVLGGMGVLGPTRMDYPGTIASVAAVARYIGEVLAER, encoded by the coding sequence ATGTCGAGTACGGACGACAGGCGGTTCGAGGTTTTGCGCGCGATCGTCGCCGACTACGTCTCCACTCAGGAACCCGTCGGCTCACGTGCATTGGTCGAACGCCACAACCTGGGCGTGTCCAGCGCAACTGTGCGCAACGACATGGCGGTCCTCGAGGCAGAGGGCTACATCGCGCAGCCGCACACCAGCTCGGGTCGCGTGCCGACGGACAAGGGATACCGGCAGTTCGTCGATCGCATCGCCGACGTCAAACCGCTGTCACCTGCCGAACGTCGCGCGATTCTGGAATTCCTCGAGAACGGTGTCGATCTCGACGACGTGCTTCGACGCGGTGTGAGGTTGCTGGCGCAGCTGACGCGTCAGGTAGCCGTCGTTCAGTATCCAACTCTGTCGGTGTCCTCGGTTCGCCACCTCGAGATCGTCGCGCTCACCCCGGCACGCTTGCTCATGGTTCTCATCACGGATTCCGGTCGTGTCGACCAGCGCATCGTCGAGCTCGGCGACGTCATCGACGACGAGGAGCTCTCGCAGTTGCGTCGACTTCTCGGCGGCGCGCTCGAGGGCAAGCGCCTGGCTGCGGCATCGGCTGCGGTGGCAGAACTCGCCGAGAACGCACCGGCGTCACTGCGCAACGCGACGATCAGATCGGCGTCCGTGCTGATCGAATCGCTCGTCGAACACCCCGAGGAGCGGCTGGTGTTGGGCGGGACTGCGAACCTGACCCGCAACGCGGCCGACTTCGCCGGAGATGCAGGTTTTCCGGGCTCGCTCCGCGCAGTTCTCGAAGCGCTGGAGGAGCAGGTGGTAGTACTGAAACTGCTGGCTGTGACGCAGGACACCAGGACTGTGACGGTGCGCATCGGCGAGGAAACCCAGGTCGAGGAGATGCGTGGAACCTCGGTGATTTCCACTGGTTACGGTTCGGCTGGCATGGTGCTGGGAGGAATGGGTGTGCTCGGGCCCACGCGAATGGACTACCCAGGAACAATTGCATCGGTCGCAGCCGTTGCCAGATACATCGGCGAGGTCCTCGCGGAACGCTGA
- a CDS encoding type II toxin-antitoxin system VapB family antitoxin → MIFKGVRDGKPYPEHGLSLRDWSKIPPRQLRLDEIVTTTKVLELDRLLSEDSTFYGDLFPHAVHYRGVVYLEDGLHRAVRAALRNRTVLHARVFDYDFLAATPPVHE, encoded by the coding sequence ATGATCTTCAAGGGCGTTCGCGACGGTAAGCCGTACCCGGAGCATGGTCTGTCCTTACGCGATTGGTCGAAGATTCCCCCACGTCAGTTGCGGCTCGATGAGATCGTGACGACGACGAAAGTTCTCGAACTCGACCGTCTGCTGTCCGAGGACTCGACGTTCTACGGCGACCTGTTTCCCCATGCCGTGCACTACCGAGGTGTGGTGTACCTCGAGGACGGCCTACACCGCGCGGTGCGGGCTGCGCTGCGGAACCGCACAGTCCTGCACGCGAGGGTGTTCGATTACGACTTTCTCGCGGCGACGCCGCCCGTGCACGAATAA
- the hemW gene encoding radical SAM family heme chaperone HemW, whose product MNLLAAPTAHLELPDAAFEGVGRRPFGIYVHVPFCATRCGYCDFNTYTAGELGTSASPQSWMEGLRRELGAAAALMSERAGHVPTADTVFVGGGTPSLLGGSGLTDVLDAVRGSFGLTTDAEVTTESNPESTSPEFFEQLHSAGFTRISLGMQSAAPHVLAVLDRTHTPGRAVAAAKEARAAGFDHVNLDLIYGTPGERDVDLDASLAAVLEAGVDHVSAYALIVEDGTAMARKVRRGELPMPDDDVLASRYERIDSVLSEAGLHWYEVSNWATGRDAECKHNIGYWDGGDWWGAGPGAHSHIGGTRFWNVKHPARYAEQLVSGELPVAGSELLTAGDRHLEQLMLEIRLRTGLSAAALDDSERRAADQVVADGLMVVEGENYVLTDRGRLLADAVVRAIAA is encoded by the coding sequence GTGAATCTTCTGGCTGCACCCACCGCCCATCTCGAATTGCCCGACGCGGCATTCGAGGGCGTGGGACGACGGCCGTTCGGGATCTACGTCCATGTCCCCTTCTGCGCTACTCGGTGCGGATACTGCGATTTCAACACCTACACGGCCGGTGAGCTGGGAACTTCCGCGTCGCCGCAGTCGTGGATGGAAGGGCTCCGTCGCGAACTCGGTGCTGCGGCCGCGTTGATGAGCGAGCGGGCCGGGCACGTCCCCACGGCCGACACGGTGTTCGTCGGGGGCGGGACGCCCTCGTTGCTCGGCGGAAGTGGATTGACCGACGTGCTCGACGCCGTCCGCGGGAGTTTCGGGCTCACCACGGACGCCGAGGTCACCACCGAATCGAACCCGGAATCGACATCACCGGAGTTCTTCGAGCAGCTGCACTCCGCCGGCTTCACCCGGATTTCCCTGGGCATGCAGTCCGCCGCGCCGCACGTGTTGGCAGTTCTGGACAGAACGCATACCCCTGGCCGTGCGGTTGCTGCGGCGAAGGAAGCGCGGGCGGCGGGGTTCGATCACGTCAACCTGGACCTCATCTACGGCACCCCCGGCGAACGCGACGTCGATCTGGACGCGTCGCTGGCTGCGGTACTGGAAGCAGGCGTCGACCACGTGTCCGCCTACGCGCTCATCGTCGAGGACGGCACCGCAATGGCTAGGAAAGTCCGCCGGGGCGAGCTTCCGATGCCGGACGACGATGTGCTCGCCAGCAGATACGAGCGCATCGATTCGGTGCTTTCCGAGGCGGGTCTGCACTGGTACGAGGTGTCCAACTGGGCTACGGGTCGAGACGCCGAATGCAAGCACAACATCGGCTACTGGGATGGCGGCGACTGGTGGGGTGCAGGTCCCGGCGCGCACAGCCACATCGGCGGCACCCGCTTCTGGAACGTCAAGCACCCCGCCCGATATGCAGAGCAGTTGGTGTCGGGTGAGCTTCCGGTGGCGGGCAGCGAGTTACTGACCGCCGGGGACCGGCACCTCGAACAGCTCATGCTCGAAATCAGACTCAGGACCGGTCTGTCCGCGGCTGCGCTCGACGACTCGGAACGCCGTGCAGCGGACCAGGTCGTCGCGGATGGTCTCATGGTCGTGGAGGGTGAGAACTACGTCCTGACCGATCGGGGACGGCTGCTCGCCGACGCTGTGGTGCGCGCGATTGCGGCGTAG
- a CDS encoding nitrite/sulfite reductase: MSSTTDAATPAASSDPARVAPRERTARPTKRRAEGQWALGYREPLNANEQAKKDDNPLNVRARIENIYSKQGFDSIDKGDLRGRFRWWGLYTQREQGYDGTFTGDENLDLLEARYFMMRIRCDAGALNVEQLRTLAGISKDFGRDTADLSDRENVQYHWIEVENVPEIWRRIEAVGLKTTEACGDCPRVVLGSPLAGEAVDEILDPTPAIDQIVERYIGKPEYSNLPRKFKTAISGLQDVVHEINDVAFIGVNHPEHGPGLDLWVGGGLSTNPMLAQRVGVWVPLAEVPDVWEGVVSIFRDYGYRRLRAKARLKFLIKDWGIEKFRQVLEDEYLHRKLIDGPAPEKPSRPRDHVGIQKLKNGLNAVGVAPIAGRVSGTILGQVADAAEKAGSDRIRFTPYQKLIVLDVPDDKLEALISDLDALGLPARPSHWRKNLMACSGIEFCKLSFAETRKRSQVLVPELEQRLADINSQLDVPVTININGCPNSCARSQIADIGFKGMLVDDGDGNQVEGFQVHLGGSLGLDSAFGRKLRQHKVNSTELGDYIDRVVRNFVKHREDGERFAQWAVRADEADLR; encoded by the coding sequence ATGTCGTCGACCACCGACGCGGCAACGCCCGCCGCATCGTCCGACCCCGCGCGCGTTGCCCCGAGGGAACGCACCGCTCGTCCGACGAAGCGCAGGGCCGAGGGCCAGTGGGCACTCGGTTATCGTGAGCCGCTGAACGCGAACGAGCAGGCGAAGAAGGACGACAACCCGCTCAACGTTCGCGCCCGCATCGAGAACATCTACTCGAAACAGGGCTTCGACAGCATCGACAAGGGCGACCTACGCGGCCGCTTCCGCTGGTGGGGTCTTTACACCCAGCGTGAGCAGGGCTACGACGGCACGTTCACCGGCGACGAGAATCTCGACCTGCTCGAAGCCCGGTACTTCATGATGCGCATCCGGTGCGACGCTGGAGCGCTCAACGTCGAGCAGCTCCGTACTCTCGCCGGTATCTCGAAGGACTTCGGTCGCGACACCGCCGACTTGTCCGATCGCGAGAACGTTCAGTACCACTGGATCGAGGTCGAAAACGTCCCCGAGATCTGGCGTCGCATCGAAGCAGTGGGTCTGAAGACGACCGAGGCCTGCGGCGACTGCCCACGCGTCGTGCTCGGGTCCCCGTTGGCTGGCGAAGCCGTGGACGAGATCCTGGACCCGACCCCCGCTATCGACCAGATCGTCGAGCGCTACATCGGCAAGCCGGAGTACTCGAACCTCCCACGCAAGTTCAAGACGGCGATCTCCGGACTCCAGGACGTCGTTCACGAGATCAACGACGTCGCCTTCATCGGCGTCAACCACCCCGAACACGGCCCTGGCCTCGACCTCTGGGTCGGCGGCGGTCTGTCCACCAACCCGATGCTGGCGCAGCGCGTCGGCGTCTGGGTGCCGCTCGCCGAAGTCCCCGACGTGTGGGAGGGCGTTGTGTCGATCTTCCGCGACTACGGCTACCGCCGTCTGCGCGCGAAGGCCCGGCTCAAGTTCCTCATCAAGGACTGGGGCATCGAGAAGTTCCGCCAGGTGCTCGAAGACGAGTACCTGCATCGCAAGCTCATCGACGGGCCCGCACCCGAGAAGCCCTCACGTCCGCGTGATCACGTCGGCATTCAGAAGCTGAAAAACGGGCTCAACGCGGTCGGCGTCGCGCCCATCGCTGGACGCGTCTCCGGCACGATCCTGGGTCAGGTCGCCGACGCTGCCGAGAAGGCAGGCTCGGACCGCATCCGCTTCACGCCGTACCAAAAGCTCATCGTGCTCGACGTGCCCGACGACAAGCTCGAAGCACTGATCAGCGATCTGGACGCGCTGGGTCTCCCGGCCAGGCCGTCGCACTGGCGCAAGAACCTGATGGCCTGCAGCGGGATCGAATTCTGCAAGCTGTCGTTCGCCGAAACCCGAAAGCGTTCACAGGTTCTCGTCCCCGAACTCGAGCAGCGCCTAGCCGACATCAACAGCCAGCTCGACGTCCCGGTGACCATCAACATCAACGGATGCCCCAACTCGTGTGCGCGGTCGCAGATCGCCGATATCGGATTCAAGGGGATGTTGGTCGACGACGGCGACGGGAATCAGGTCGAGGGCTTCCAGGTTCACCTAGGAGGCAGCCTCGGACTGGACAGTGCATTCGGGCGCAAGTTGCGTCAGCACAAGGTCAACAGCACCGAGCTGGGAGATTACATCGACAGAGTGGTGCGGAATTTCGTGAAGCACCGCGAAGACGGCGAACGGTTCGCTCAGTGGGCCGTACGAGCAGACGAGGCGGATTTGCGATGA
- a CDS encoding phosphoadenylyl-sulfate reductase, with translation MSTRMDLSVDELKAIAERGARELDGANAVELLEWTEREFGKNFIVASNMQDAVLVHLAAQVRPGVDVLFLDTGYHFAETIGTRDAVEAVYGVNIINARADLTVPQQDAIEGKDLFAREPNRCCAMRKVAPLKKELANYSAWVTGIRRVEAPTRANAPLVSFDDAFGLVKINPIAAWSDDDMQRYIDEHSILVNPLVDEGYPSIGCAPCTVKPAPGADPRSGRWAGKAKTECGLHAS, from the coding sequence ATGAGTACCCGTATGGATTTGTCGGTCGACGAGCTGAAGGCGATCGCCGAGCGCGGCGCCCGTGAACTCGACGGCGCGAACGCCGTCGAGCTTCTCGAGTGGACCGAACGTGAGTTCGGAAAGAACTTCATCGTCGCGTCGAACATGCAGGATGCCGTTCTGGTTCACCTTGCAGCACAGGTGCGTCCGGGTGTCGACGTCTTGTTCCTCGATACCGGCTACCACTTCGCCGAGACCATCGGCACCCGCGACGCCGTCGAGGCTGTCTACGGCGTCAACATCATCAACGCGCGTGCGGATCTCACTGTCCCGCAGCAGGATGCGATCGAGGGCAAGGACCTGTTCGCGCGCGAGCCGAACCGGTGCTGCGCCATGCGCAAGGTCGCACCGCTCAAGAAGGAACTGGCGAACTACAGCGCCTGGGTCACCGGCATTCGACGGGTCGAGGCCCCCACCCGGGCCAACGCGCCCCTCGTTTCGTTCGACGACGCATTCGGACTGGTGAAGATCAATCCGATCGCCGCATGGTCCGACGACGACATGCAGCGTTACATCGACGAACACTCCATCCTCGTCAACCCGCTCGTCGACGAAGGATATCCCTCGATCGGGTGCGCACCGTGCACCGTCAAGCCCGCCCCCGGCGCCGATCCGCGTAGCGGTCGGTGGGCCGGTAAGGCCAAAACGGAATGTGGGTTGCACGCCTCATGA
- the cysD gene encoding sulfate adenylyltransferase subunit CysD → MTSTSTVLSERTTIDSDRFDTLDALESEAIHIFREVAGEFERPVILFSGGKDSTVLLHLAIKAFWPAPLPFTLLHVDTGHNLQEVLDFRDYVVAKYNLRLHVASVEDYIADGRLTERPDGIRNPLQTVPLLDSISENRFDAIFGGARRDEERARAKERIFSLRNAFGQWDPKKQRPELWNLYNGKHSPGEQVRVFPLSNFTELDIWRYIARENVELASIYYAHQRPVYQRDGMWMTPGVWGGPTESEELQTLSVRYRTVGDGSTTGAVLSDAADNEAILAEVAASRLTERGATRGDDRVSEAAMEDRKREGYF, encoded by the coding sequence ATGACATCGACATCGACAGTGCTGTCCGAGCGCACCACCATCGACAGCGACCGTTTCGACACCCTCGACGCTCTCGAATCGGAAGCCATTCACATCTTTCGAGAGGTTGCCGGCGAGTTCGAGCGGCCGGTCATCCTGTTCTCCGGCGGCAAGGACTCGACGGTCCTGCTGCACCTGGCGATCAAGGCGTTCTGGCCTGCCCCGCTGCCGTTCACGCTGCTCCACGTCGACACCGGCCACAACCTGCAGGAGGTGTTGGACTTCCGCGACTACGTCGTGGCCAAGTACAACCTGCGCCTGCATGTCGCCAGCGTGGAGGACTACATCGCCGACGGCCGTCTCACCGAGCGCCCGGACGGAATTCGTAACCCGTTGCAGACCGTGCCCCTGTTGGACTCCATCTCGGAGAACCGCTTCGATGCAATCTTCGGCGGAGCCCGTCGCGACGAGGAACGTGCGCGCGCCAAGGAGCGAATCTTCTCTTTGCGCAACGCCTTCGGCCAGTGGGACCCCAAGAAGCAGCGTCCCGAGCTGTGGAATCTGTACAACGGCAAGCACTCACCGGGTGAGCAGGTGCGAGTGTTTCCACTGAGCAACTTCACCGAACTCGACATCTGGCGCTACATTGCCCGCGAAAACGTCGAACTCGCCAGCATCTACTACGCCCACCAGCGCCCGGTCTACCAGCGTGACGGTATGTGGATGACGCCCGGCGTGTGGGGTGGTCCCACCGAATCGGAAGAGTTGCAGACCCTCTCGGTGCGCTACCGCACCGTCGGCGACGGATCCACCACCGGCGCTGTTCTGTCGGACGCCGCCGACAACGAGGCAATTCTGGCCGAAGTGGCCGCATCCCGCCTCACCGAACGCGGCGCAACCCGCGGTGACGACCGCGTCTCCGAGGCAGCCATGGAAGACCGCAAGCGCGAAGGATACTTCTGA
- a CDS encoding sulfate adenylyltransferase subunit 1, with amino-acid sequence MGSQLLRLATAGSVDDGKSTLVGRLLYDTKSVLADQIDAVTRASVDRGLSTPDLSLLVDGLRAEREQGITIDVAYRYFATPARSFVLADTPGHVQYTRNTVSGASTAQLVILLVDARKGVITQTRRHAAVLALLGVPKLVLAVNKIDLVPDPAQVFADISAEFNSLTSSLGWATEDVTEIPVSALHGDNVAVRSTNTPYYDGPTLIEHLESVPVDAEPHRVGLRFPVQYVIRPRTAEFPDYRGYAGQVAAGTVSPGDEVLVLPSGTRTTVERIDTADGVLATANAGRSVTLILADDVDVSRGDTIVSPQDAPEPIGEFDATVCWLAEKPLRAGARLLLKHGTRTTQAIVGTLVEKFDEQNLTADPSPESLELNDIGRISVRVAEPIVADDYAVNRHTGSFLLIDPAGGNTLAAGLVGDALSAVELGTAAPAVV; translated from the coding sequence ATGGGCTCACAGCTTCTACGTCTCGCCACCGCAGGCAGTGTCGACGACGGCAAGTCCACCCTGGTCGGGCGGTTGCTGTACGACACGAAATCCGTTCTAGCCGACCAGATCGACGCCGTCACCCGCGCGTCCGTGGACCGCGGCCTCAGCACTCCCGACCTGTCGTTGCTCGTCGACGGCTTGCGTGCCGAGCGCGAACAGGGCATCACCATCGACGTGGCGTACCGCTACTTCGCTACGCCTGCGCGCTCGTTCGTACTCGCCGATACCCCGGGACACGTTCAGTACACCCGCAATACCGTGTCCGGCGCCTCGACGGCTCAGCTTGTCATTCTCCTCGTCGATGCCCGTAAAGGCGTCATCACCCAGACCCGCAGGCACGCCGCGGTTCTCGCACTTCTCGGAGTACCCAAGCTGGTTCTCGCCGTCAACAAGATCGACCTCGTCCCCGACCCGGCTCAGGTGTTTGCGGACATCTCCGCGGAATTCAACTCCCTGACGAGTTCGCTGGGGTGGGCAACCGAGGACGTCACCGAGATTCCCGTCTCTGCGCTGCACGGCGACAACGTCGCTGTGCGTTCGACGAACACCCCGTACTACGACGGGCCCACCCTGATCGAACATCTCGAGTCGGTGCCGGTCGATGCCGAACCTCATCGCGTCGGTCTCAGGTTCCCCGTCCAGTACGTCATTCGCCCTCGCACGGCAGAATTCCCGGACTACCGCGGTTACGCCGGACAGGTCGCGGCAGGCACCGTATCCCCCGGCGACGAGGTACTCGTTCTTCCGTCGGGCACCCGGACCACTGTCGAGCGCATCGACACCGCCGACGGCGTACTCGCAACCGCGAATGCCGGCCGAAGCGTCACCCTGATCCTCGCCGACGACGTCGACGTCTCGCGCGGCGACACCATCGTCTCCCCACAGGATGCGCCGGAGCCCATCGGCGAATTCGACGCCACCGTGTGCTGGCTCGCCGAGAAGCCTCTACGCGCCGGTGCCCGCCTGCTTCTCAAGCACGGCACTCGAACGACTCAAGCCATTGTCGGCACGTTGGTGGAAAAGTTCGACGAGCAGAACCTCACAGCAGACCCCTCACCGGAGTCCTTGGAGCTCAACGACATCGGCCGAATCTCTGTTCGCGTGGCCGAGCCGATCGTCGCCGATGACTATGCCGTCAATCGCCATACCGGCAGCTTCCTGCTGATCGACCCGGCAGGCGGAAATACGCTCGCCGCAGGTCTCGTCGGCGATGCTCTGTCGGCGGTCGAACTCGGAACCGCCGCGCCTGCAGTTGTATGA
- a CDS encoding sirohydrochlorin chelatase, translated as MNTLIAVGHGSRDPRSERTVAAVVRQVRRRRPDLDVRVAFLDLTSPSVDEVLNEVASEGIRSAVLVPLLLGNAFHARVDLPALLDAARARHPHLVLVQAEVLGDDPRLIAAVRARIVQSGVDIADAGVGVLLTAVGSSHAPANQRTRALAERLLSGTAWTTAVTCFATARDPQPAEALARIEAAGADRIVVAPWFLAPGLLTDRVFDIVDELMPSAVRAGVLGDHPLVADVVSSRYETAALTVSTRITA; from the coding sequence ATGAACACCCTGATTGCCGTCGGACACGGCAGCCGCGATCCACGCTCCGAGCGCACCGTGGCAGCCGTCGTCCGACAGGTCCGCCGTCGACGTCCCGATCTCGACGTACGCGTGGCATTCCTGGACTTGACGTCTCCCAGCGTCGACGAGGTGTTGAACGAGGTTGCCTCCGAAGGTATCCGGTCAGCTGTGCTTGTACCGTTGTTGCTGGGGAACGCATTTCACGCACGTGTCGACCTGCCAGCTCTGCTGGACGCAGCGCGAGCTCGACATCCGCATCTGGTGCTGGTCCAGGCCGAGGTTCTCGGTGACGATCCGCGGTTGATCGCTGCTGTGCGGGCCCGCATCGTCCAGTCAGGTGTCGACATAGCCGACGCCGGGGTCGGCGTCTTGCTGACAGCTGTCGGCTCCTCGCACGCTCCTGCCAATCAACGGACACGAGCATTGGCAGAACGCCTGCTGTCGGGCACTGCGTGGACCACTGCCGTGACCTGCTTTGCAACTGCTCGGGATCCGCAGCCGGCCGAAGCGTTGGCCCGCATCGAAGCGGCAGGCGCCGATCGAATCGTCGTCGCACCTTGGTTTCTCGCGCCCGGCCTGTTGACGGACCGGGTATTCGACATCGTCGACGAGCTGATGCCGTCAGCCGTGCGTGCAGGCGTGCTGGGCGACCATCCGCTCGTCGCCGACGTGGTGTCGAGCCGTTACGAGACTGCGGCACTGACGGTCTCGACAAGAATCACCGCCTGA
- a CDS encoding YoaK family protein, with protein sequence MREVFNSHARLSWVLAGLAGLVGAAAFTNTAGYFVTFMTGNTERGAVGFFRGENAMAGAAILLILTFVGGVVIASLCRRHLWKDHPHGATVLTTIALAIASVVDVILSGWSAPQVQFVPILFISFAMGALNTSFVKNGEVSIPLSYVTGTLVKMGQGIERHISGGSAKDWLEYFLLYAGFTLGAVIGGVMSVFITGPQVLIAATVVCLVTTLYTYQRTVEDSSILG encoded by the coding sequence ATGCGCGAAGTGTTCAATTCCCACGCCAGGCTGTCCTGGGTGCTGGCCGGACTTGCAGGTCTGGTCGGCGCTGCCGCGTTCACCAACACCGCTGGTTACTTCGTCACGTTCATGACGGGAAATACCGAACGCGGGGCCGTTGGGTTCTTTCGTGGTGAGAACGCCATGGCGGGTGCAGCAATTCTGCTCATCCTGACGTTCGTCGGGGGCGTCGTTATTGCGTCACTGTGCAGGCGACATCTGTGGAAAGACCATCCACACGGCGCGACAGTTCTCACGACGATTGCCTTGGCGATCGCGTCGGTGGTCGACGTGATCTTGAGCGGGTGGAGTGCGCCGCAGGTGCAATTCGTACCGATCCTCTTCATCTCGTTCGCAATGGGCGCACTGAATACGTCGTTCGTGAAGAACGGTGAGGTGTCGATTCCACTCAGCTACGTCACTGGCACATTGGTCAAGATGGGGCAGGGGATCGAACGGCACATCAGTGGTGGATCCGCAAAAGACTGGCTCGAATATTTCCTGCTCTATGCAGGGTTCACACTGGGTGCGGTGATCGGCGGCGTGATGAGTGTGTTCATCACTGGACCTCAGGTGTTGATCGCGGCGACCGTCGTCTGCCTGGTCACCACGTTGTACACGTATCAGCGGACGGTGGAGGACTCGTCGATCCTAGGCTGA
- a CDS encoding sulfate/molybdate ABC transporter ATP-binding protein, whose translation MTVQKSDEIEISVVGANKHYGDFAALDNVSIDIPKGSLTALLGPSGSGKSTLLRSIAGLEQLDSGQVILGGQDVTWISPQRREIGFVFQHYAAFKHLSVRDNVAFGLKIRKRPKDEIKRKVDELLEIVGLAGFHTRFPAQLSGGQRQRMALARALAVDPQVLLLDEPFGALDAKVREDLRTWLRRLHDEVHVTTVLVTHDQEEALDVADRIAVLNKGRIEQIGTPEDLYDRPDNNFVMSFLGQVARLNGQLVRPHDIRVGRDPSLSQAQASGTAESAGVTRAIVERVVHLGFEVKVELKNTATGEQFAAQITRGDSEALQLAPGETVYARATRIPKIASTGDVVETSPLERAASS comes from the coding sequence ATGACCGTACAGAAATCCGACGAGATCGAAATCTCCGTTGTCGGTGCCAACAAGCATTACGGTGACTTCGCAGCGCTCGACAACGTCAGCATCGACATACCGAAAGGTTCGCTGACCGCCCTGCTCGGGCCCAGCGGGTCGGGCAAGTCGACACTGCTCAGATCTATTGCCGGCCTGGAACAGTTGGACTCCGGCCAGGTGATTCTCGGAGGCCAGGACGTCACCTGGATCAGTCCTCAGCGTCGCGAGATCGGGTTCGTGTTCCAGCACTACGCGGCGTTCAAACACCTCAGCGTGCGAGACAACGTCGCGTTCGGGCTCAAGATCAGGAAGCGCCCCAAGGACGAGATCAAGCGCAAGGTGGACGAGCTTCTCGAAATCGTCGGTCTCGCGGGATTTCACACTCGCTTTCCCGCGCAGTTGTCCGGTGGACAGCGTCAGCGCATGGCTCTTGCCCGCGCGCTGGCTGTCGATCCACAGGTACTCCTGCTCGACGAACCGTTCGGCGCATTGGACGCCAAGGTTCGTGAGGACCTACGGACATGGCTACGACGCCTTCACGACGAGGTCCACGTCACGACGGTCCTGGTCACCCACGACCAGGAAGAAGCACTCGATGTCGCGGACCGCATTGCGGTGCTGAACAAGGGCAGGATCGAACAGATCGGAACCCCCGAGGACTTGTACGATCGGCCGGACAACAACTTCGTCATGTCGTTCCTCGGGCAGGTCGCGCGACTGAATGGTCAGTTGGTCCGTCCGCACGACATCCGCGTCGGCCGGGATCCCTCCCTCTCGCAAGCGCAGGCAAGCGGTACAGCAGAGTCGGCTGGAGTCACGCGCGCAATCGTGGAGCGCGTCGTGCACCTCGGTTTCGAGGTCAAGGTGGAACTGAAGAACACCGCAACCGGCGAACAGTTCGCTGCACAGATCACCCGCGGCGACAGCGAAGCTCTGCAACTCGCCCCGGGCGAAACCGTCTACGCGCGGGCGACGCGGATCCCCAAGATTGCATCCACCGGAGACGTCGTCGAAACAAGCCCTCTGGAGCGAGCAGCGTCGAGCTAG
- the cysW gene encoding sulfate ABC transporter permease subunit CysW, giving the protein MKIGLPVKISLRTVALLYLAALVLFPLGAILYRTFEDGFAAFWGLITTPASQSALQLSLLIVAIVVPINVVFGVITALALVRGRFRGKGIVEAIVDLPFAVSPIVTGVALILLWGANGWFGGVESLGFKIIFALPGMVIATIFVTLPFVVREVEPVLYEIGEEQEEAASTLGASSLQTFWRITLPAIRWGLTYGIVLTVARSLGEFGAVIMVSTNLPGISQTLTLLVNSRYEDFNQQGAYAASTLLMAIAVIVLLLMTTLDKKRTK; this is encoded by the coding sequence ATGAAGATCGGACTGCCGGTCAAGATCTCGCTTCGCACGGTGGCATTGCTCTACCTCGCCGCGCTTGTTCTGTTTCCTCTCGGCGCCATCCTCTATCGCACGTTCGAGGACGGGTTCGCCGCGTTCTGGGGTCTGATCACGACACCCGCTTCGCAATCTGCGCTTCAGTTGTCGCTGTTGATCGTGGCTATAGTCGTGCCGATCAACGTCGTCTTCGGTGTGATCACTGCGCTCGCTCTGGTCCGAGGACGATTCCGCGGCAAGGGAATCGTCGAAGCCATCGTCGATTTGCCGTTCGCTGTGTCACCGATCGTCACGGGTGTCGCGCTGATTCTGCTGTGGGGTGCCAACGGTTGGTTCGGGGGAGTGGAAAGTCTCGGATTCAAGATCATCTTCGCCCTGCCTGGCATGGTGATAGCAACAATTTTCGTCACCCTCCCGTTCGTGGTTCGCGAAGTCGAGCCGGTCCTGTACGAGATCGGTGAAGAACAGGAAGAGGCGGCCTCCACGCTCGGTGCGTCGTCACTGCAGACGTTCTGGCGAATCACACTTCCCGCGATCCGATGGGGACTGACGTACGGCATCGTGCTGACGGTGGCGAGATCGCTCGGGGAGTTCGGTGCAGTCATCATGGTGTCGACGAACCTTCCCGGCATTTCGCAAACCTTGACGCTTCTCGTCAACTCGCGTTACGAGGACTTCAACCAGCAGGGCGCATATGCCGCGTCGACTCTGCTCATGGCTATCGCCGTCATCGTCCTGCTCCTGATGACGACCCTCGACAAGAAGAGGACGAAGTAA